Proteins encoded together in one Sander lucioperca isolate FBNREF2018 chromosome 17, SLUC_FBN_1.2, whole genome shotgun sequence window:
- the LOC116039042 gene encoding low affinity immunoglobulin gamma Fc region receptor II-a-like, which yields MEETSLQLLLVLTSLLISTTNQASLTVSPSSSQMFEGQPVSLSCEEDDSSAGWTLRRNTTRETRTQCGPDWGRSAGSSCKISHIVPSDNGVYWCESREGATSNSINITVTGGPVILQSPVLPVMEGEDLTLHCKTKTSSNLPADFYKDGSFIRTEPAGHMTIHHVSRSDEGLYKCNISSDGESPPSWVSVTEKPTTTSPPPTSTTSGSSPPPPWLWSVPVGVLVLLVLLVLLVLLVLLVLRCIRRNPKAEVEAGDDDVIYSEVTISRNLQQPIRRSGESDPAIIYSGVRTEDVSYGQIVNKDKKSTGRELPSRLLHKRCRRNHRVIKSPAHPKGPQPPQQVQTALVLFVQGVCVIGPVQFIVEVNTQGTIYYMHRRCSFNQARRDASPDDVAAAVRRYSQ from the exons ATGGAGGAGACAtctctgcagctgctgctgg TTCTGACTTCACTGCTGATCAGCACAACAAACCAAG ccTCTCTGACTGTGAGTCCCAGCAGCTCTCAGATGTTTGAAGGACAACCtgtctctctgagctgtgaggAGGACGACAGCTCTGCTGGATGGACTCTGAGGAGGAACACAACCAGAGAAACCAGGACTCAGTGTGGACCTGACTGGGGAAGATCTGCTGGTTCTTCCTGTAAAATCAGCCACATTGTCCCATCGGACAATGGAGTTTACTGGTGTGAGTCCAGAGAGGGAGCAAccagtaacagcatcaacatcactgtcactg gTGGACCAGTGATCCTGCAGAGTCCTGTCCTCCCTGTGATGGAGGGAGAAGACCTCACTCTGCACTGTAAAACAAAGACGTCCTCCAACCTCCCAGCTGATTTCTATAAAGATGGCTCCTTCATCAGGACTGAGCctgcaggtcacatgaccaTCCACCATGTTTCCAGGTCTGATGAAGGCCTCTACAAGTGCAACATCAGCAGTGATGGAGAGTCTCCACCCAGCTGGGTCTCTGTCACAG aGAAACCCACGACTACAAGTCCTCCTCCAACCTCcaccacctctggctcctctcctcctcccccctggtTGTGGTCCGTTCCAGTCGGTGTCctggttctcctggttctcctggttctcctggttctcctggttctcctggttCTACGATGCATCCGTAGGAACCCTAAAG CTGAAGTAGAAGCTGGAGATGATGACGTCATATACAGTGAAGTCACCATATCACGtaacctgcagcagccaatcagacggAGCGGAG AGAGTGATCCTGCTATAATCTACTCCGGAGTGAGAACAGAAGACGTCAGTTACGGACAAATAgtgaacaaagacaagaaatcaACAGGAAGAGAG CTCCCCAGCAGGCTACTGCACAAAAGATGCAGACGCAACCACAGAGTCATAAAAAGTCCTGCACACCCCaaaggacctcagcctcctcagcAGGTGCAGACGGCTTTGGTCCTTTTTGTACAGGGTGTCTGTGTTATTGgaccagtccagtttattgttgAGGTGAACACCCAG GGCACCATCTATTACATGCACCGGCGTTGCAGCTTCAACCAAGCCAGGAGAGATGCCTCTCCGGATGACGTTGCTGCCGCCGTCCGTCGATACTCCCAGTGA